GCATCTGAGTTTTTGTTGGAGCTTTGGTTGGTAGTTTGTAGTTTGTCGCGGAAGATGAGAGTAAGCTGTGAGACCCTTGACATTGTTGCGTGATGAAAACCGTAACCCTTTGATCTTTACTTGACAGAAATTTCATAAGCCAcactatatataaagatttcGTAGATgagataaatggaaattttcttttttacactaaatcaaaaaatggaaaaaacgTTTTTCGTTTTCCTATTAAATGATACAAACCGCCATTATTATTGCATACTGCTAAGGAAATTGGAAAGTCTTGTTCGGGTTCGTTCTGAGTAGTCCGGTTAGAAGAATCCGGTTCGAATAATGAACCAGCTCTTGGTAAAAAACCTAATCAGTAATCACTAATGACATTCAATAACACGCTAAGGCTGGTTTGCATACCGGTTCGAGATAAAACCGAGCCGGTTTAACTACTGGACGCCAGATAATTTAGCCCAATCAACAAACTGCACACCGCCATAAACATTGTTAGCAAACCGGACTCCAACCGTAAACGCCATGGCGACCACAGGAATGCGTTTGGCTGCCGTAGAACCTTCCACGACGCGCTCAAGTCCGTTGATGATTTGGTAACGTGCGTTGGAAGATAATCCAAGGAACACACCTGATCAATAATCCCAAGATATAGAAAGCGTTTGTAAGCAAGCAACAACGTATAGTGACACCTTCACATTTGTCTATGAGTTCTTAAACTAATTTACTGTAACTggaatatataagattacaattACAAACAACAGGAACAATCTAGCTGGTACTGTCACCGAGATTTGTAAAGCATAATCGATGTCACAGGTTCTTTACTTTCTAAGAAACTAAACCGGTTTAAGAAATTGAGTTAGAGATGGTTAAGTGAGACTAACCCCAGAGAGCAGCACTTTTGAATAGAGGTGGAACAGGGACGTCTTCTTCTGCTTTCTTTATACTCCGTTTTGCTGTCATGATCATATTTGCAATTCCCTGACCAATGAGACCGCAGCCAAATCCAACCGAACCATACAAGAGCCCCTAGATAACCATACCGATTAGTAAAAACCAAAGGCATGGAAGTAAGATCCACAAAGAACATTACTTATCCCATACCTTGTAGAAGAAAGTTGCAATCCGCTGGTTAACCGAGAATTTACAACCCGGTCTTTCAGCTTCAAACACACTTCATAATCCCAAAACAAAAACCGGTATAAGTAAAATCTTAACCCATTTGTCCATTTCATGAAGCCAAAAGAGAAGAGTGAGACCTGCTAGGAAGGGCTGCACAAGAACGTCTAAGTCCCTTAAACAAACCTGTTGATGACGCCACAGATGTCTTCCCAATACGCGCATAAGGAGCCAAAAGCCCAACCAAAGCGACATCAACCACAAGACCAACCAAAAGATCAGCAGCATACAACTCAAACTCAGACCAGAAATCATCCCCTCTCTTCTGCACTTCCGCAAACGTCGCACAGCAAGAGTCTATCGCTATCTGCATCATCAAATCAAAACCCACAAGTCACATTCTTGACACAACAATCTCCTAAAAAAGCTTTGATCTTTCGGACAAAACAAACCTCGGTTCCAACTTTGAAGAGAAACGAAGGATCCGCAAGCATTCTGTTACGAAGCATGGAGCATGTCCTCATCAGAAACCCAAGCGGCCATACAGATCCCTGTCAAAAACATAAACTCCTCATAATAATCTTACAGAACATCTTCACTTTACCAAATgttccaaaatttttttttattatttttgaatgaaaattaaatttttattcaaccaaaaaaaataaaagaagacaAACCTGAAGATcgagataacgaagaaggaagagtTTCCGAATCCCAACAGACTTCGCCGCCTCCGACATATCCTCCGGTAAAGTAATCCCTCTCCTCTCCGTCTCTTTCATAACTTCGTCGAACTTCACTAACGGACCAAactccttctcctcctcctcctcctcctctccatCATCATCTCCTCCGTATCCATTGTTACCACCACTATCTCCATTTCCACCGTTACTTCCGTCGTCGTCGATCTCCAAATCGCTAAAGGTCTCGTCTTTGGATCCGGTATAGGTCCATTCCGGCACCGATCTGCCGCCGGAGATTCCCGCATCCGATCCCGCGCACCGAGTTCTCAGTTTCGGAGAAGACAGCTCCGTTCTCCAATGGCCTCCACGGAAACAAATCGAGCTGAATTCAAACGTTCGAACGGCTCTGCATTGATCTCGAGGCTCTAGGGTGTTTGAAAGGTGGGAGATTTTTAAGGATAGAGACATTTTATTATGATCCCAAAGATCTGATTTTTCGAAGGTTCCAAGaaatggtttagagttttggaagtaaagaggaagaggaagaagaaggcgGAGTGTTGTATGCTATGTTGATCAATCATCACTCAGTTGGTGAGAGAGAGGTTTAGGGTGACAAGTGGCGACACGGTGATGGTCAAATCGATAAAAGTCAAACTTGTCATTTTTGTTATACTTTGGCTTCGAATGTGTACGACCGCCCCGCACCACACTTAATATTAACAAAACCGCAGTGTATTAGATCTGTTCAAAACAGTGTAATTTTTGCTCAATTCCGCACATTTTCGTTACGCTTCAAATACCCAACGTTTTTTGAAAAACACGCACTAAACAGTGTAATAGTACTTTTTATTTGTaactaatataattatatataataatacttTATTGAAAAGCACATGTTTTAAGAGAATCTATTGTTGAATCtttgatttaaatttctaacagTTTTATCGGTtatttaacttcaaatatttttttcacattTAAACGAATTCTGTTATTTTCacgttataaatatattataatgaaAGAGACAACGTATTATTTTAATAGCACATAGTTTTTTTTGGTCTTCTTCAAAacagtattatttttttaccttttctcatatgttaaattttattttacaaaaaaacgtgttaaactttatataatttatgcttaactattttgttctttaatgaagtttaatattcttttattgttttattttcaaaaagctagttagtttcatttaaaaattaaaattaaattatactaaTGTATAGCGATGGGGATTCGATTCTCGATTCGATTCTGGTTCAGTTATTTTAGTTCTTCGGTTTTCTGGTTTTAGAAGTTTAGGATTCATACGTTATTTAgaaagtttggtttggtttcggtttggttatttttatttttaatttggttcGGATAACAAACTTGAGAGCcattttattttcaaagttatttTTGATCCCATTCGATTCCAGATTTTTTGGTTAATtcatgttaaaattttaaaaatcaaattttcagattaatattatattttggagattttcaaataaaattctgattattcagataaatttaaatattttggataaaagatattttaattattgaattTTACTATGTTAATATACTATTTggattattttaataattgagTTGTGAGATATCATATGTCTCGGTTCAACTCTAGTCTTGTTCTTAGAAATAAACAAGAATTATTCAACCGGTATCATGCGAGAACATTtagaatttgaaagaaaaaatggaagATTCTATCTCATTttccaagattttttttaatatatatgtaatttaattttttaattcagATGAATTTTGGTattgaaattttctaaataagaaaaaaaatacatcaaTAACAGTAAATAgaatattttaactttaaattatattgatttctttgatattttttaatattttttttattgttcaaTTCCGCAAACTATACATGTTCACCAATCAACACAATTATGCACCGTTAATTTTGTCAAAACCGCACTTGTCCCGCAAACCGCACGAACCGCAGTTGGACCGTACCGTACTTAAATTTCATCCCGCTAATATTAGCAATTTCGCGGTCACCATTCAGACCCTTTATATACCAAAACACAAATAACTTcaccaataaaaatattataatgtattATTAAACCGTTATTCGAATACAAGGCATAGCTGAAAACTATTAGTAAAATACATAACTAAAATTGGGAAATGCACTGAATAACACCGATATACAAAATAATTGTTGAATTAGAAACATGAATGGTCCATGAACAAAAGATGGGTCTGGTAATGTAACTGTGGTGTGGAGATCTAAATTCCAAATTACAACTTTCTTCCTATTCGAACAACTCAAGAACATAATCTAACTAATCATATGATTTGAACTTGTATCAGGAATCTTGGTGTGTTCTCCAGTTGATTATTAGCATCTCGACTATGTATAAGTATAACTTGATTTAGATTTGGTTTGTTTATGTAAAAATGTAATTTCCACACTAAAATCAACAGTTGCAAGAAAATGAAATTTGCCAAAACATTAGAAAATTAAGAACTTTCTTTCATATATGTTTCTGCAAGTAAAAGAAACTATAATCCCAATATTACACAAACCTGTTACGATAACCAAAAGCTTAAAACTACCAACAActagttaaaacttaaaaaagccATTACAAACAATTCCAAATCTAAGAGTTCGTGAACTTGGTAACCGCCTTGGTCCCTTCAGAAACGGCATGTTTCGCCAACTCTCCAGGCAAGACTAATCTTACAGCCGTCTGGATCTCCCTGGAAGTAATCGTCGGCTTCTTGTTGTACCTCGCAAGCTTGGAAGACTCGCGGGCGAGCTTCTCGAAGATGTCGTTGATGAAGCTGTTCATGATCCCCATGGCTTTGCTCGAGATCCCGATGTCGGGGTGAACCTGCTTCAGCACCTTGAAGATGTAGATCTTGTACGTCTCGACGCTCTTCTTCGagcgcttcttcttcttgtctccGGCGACGGCTGGGTCCTTCGGAAGTTTCTTTCCGCACTATGTGTGTATAACTCTTTGGTTTAActttctcagcctctctctCGGGAACAGTCTTGTCCTTAGTGGTTTGAAAAACAAGAGGAGGACCAGATTTTCGAGCATCCGCTTCAGGGTTGATGGTAGAACAGAGCAAAATGTTCTCCAGCTTGACATCAGAATGATAATAGAGAGCTCATGGTGAAAGATAATCCAAACCAActaaaatatggaaacaaagcTCTTTAACCATGTTGAGAGGGACACCTTAGTAATCACTGTACTTGATAACCGACAAGAGGTTATCTCCCAGATACTCAAAGACCATACAAAGTTCAAACATGTTGCCTGTTTGGATCCGTGTGCTTGAAATGATCAAGAAGCTTCACAACACACTTGTTATCGCCAACGTCACCTTGTGCAATCTGTTTCATTTTAATCTTGTCCATGGCTGCCTCAGTGTATTGCTGAGCATTCATAACACGATAAATAATTATTCGAAGGCAAGATTCAAACCAACATCCATAAGTATCATAAAAAGTTGTGGACTTCTAACTATAAGAAGCTTCCATATTCAACATTCTCTTCTACATCAACCCAACAAGCTAGCTCCTTGATTGATTCTCTGATAAACGAACCATGTAAGTGAAAGTGACTTACCGAGTTTTGAGTGACCCAAGCGAGCCAAACAGTGGAGGAGTCCACAATCAAGTTTACTCTGAATCACATAAGATTCATTCTTAAAAGTATCGCCGACTCATACTGCATGATAGCCTCCTCCGTTGTAATCCTCTTTTCATCCTCCGACGAGTAATGGCTAGCGTCACTCGTGTCTGTCTCAGAATGATAGTCAATTAGAGCAACATTATTGGATAGGTTCTCAAAAGAAGGTTAtaaacattctttttttttaaggttataaacatcaaaaaattattgttataatatattgtaattaaataattaaatagttAATACTAAACAATTAGTTTAATTAGATGCTGCCAGGTGGAGGAATTGGTTATTTTGAATATCTTGGAAGATGTTATTTTAGAACTATGGATACCTTCTCtcttaattttgtatttctttttattattagatATCCATTTGAACCAATTGTTGGAGAAGCTCTTTTGTTGACTAGATATGTTTACAACAGAAGTgtatgttatgttttttttggtcaacgtATGTTATGTACAGTACAACAAGTAGGGTAGGGGAGAATAATgacattttattatttagtgTTCTTTTTCTCATTGGTTTCTCATAAATGAATAGTGATTTATTAGACTTAacacaaaatagttttttatttgaaaattaatgattaCATATATTTCATTTCGAGAATTAATTATTAtcttgttataaaaagaactggaatttatttgtatcgcaggaatttatataagggcaaaattttatacccgtagaaaatTATAACACTGAAAGAAAGTGTTTATCTGAGAGAGAAGGGAAGATTGAAGTGTGTATTTGAAACGATCGAACTTGAtcgtatatataaagaaaaaaatctactgtgcaaatagtgcagcgggccccacatcATTTATAATTTCAACTTATGCGGTGCTGTGTTCTCTGactttcataacactcccccttgggggccgGTGACACTATCCGCCcccgcttaacgtctttgttgcctcgttaaaaacctttccaggaaaacccaatgggaaaaaccatagtaaggtaaaaagagtacaacaacgtaagctccccctcgaataagcagtcatagatccttttgatgacgcattccaatgttatggatgtgttttctgaataccgaggtagggagtgattttgtgaagaggtcggctgcattgtcgcatgattggacatatcttacttcaatctctttctttttcacgagctcttgagtgtatgagaagaacttcggatgaatatgcttcgttctatcgcttttgatatatccgtcctttgtttgagcaacacatgctgcattatcttcatataaaatagttggctccgtattttcgccaatcttgctgcttgaacagatgtgtcgggtcattgatctcagccatacacattc
The window above is part of the Brassica napus cultivar Da-Ae chromosome C3, Da-Ae, whole genome shotgun sequence genome. Proteins encoded here:
- the LOC106386922 gene encoding protein RETICULATA-RELATED 1, chloroplastic-like, giving the protein MSLSLKISHLSNTLEPRDQCRAVRTFEFSSICFRGGHWRTELSSPKLRTRCAGSDAGISGGRSVPEWTYTGSKDETFSDLEIDDDGSNGGNGDSGGNNGYGGDDDGEEEEEEEKEFGPLVKFDEVMKETERRGITLPEDMSEAAKSVGIRKLFLLRYLDLQGSVWPLGFLMRTCSMLRNRMLADPSFLFKVGTEIAIDSCCATFAEVQKRGDDFWSEFELYAADLLVGLVVDVALVGLLAPYARIGKTSVASSTGLFKGLRRSCAALPSSVFEAERPGCKFSVNQRIATFFYKGLLYGSVGFGCGLIGQGIANMIMTAKRSIKKAEEDVPVPPLFKSAALWGVFLGLSSNARYQIINGLERVVEGSTAAKRIPVVAMAFTVGVRFANNVYGGVQFVDWAKLSGVQ
- the LOC125582894 gene encoding histone H2B.3-like yields the protein MNAQQYTEAAMDKIKMKQIAQGDVGDNKCVVKLLDHFKHTDPNRQHLENILLCSTINPEADARKSGPPLVFQTTKDKTCGKKLPKDPAVAGDKKKKRSKKSVETYKIYIFKVLKQVHPDIGISSKAMGIMNSFINDIFEKLARESSKLARYNKKPTITSREIQTAVRLVLPGELAKHAVSEGTKAVTKFTNS